A window of Microbacterium sp. BK668 genomic DNA:
ACGCGCTTGCCCGCGCTTCCCGCGGCCTGCACGCTCCGCGTGACCCCGCCGACGACCGCGCCACCGGCGCGGCGGATGCCGCGCCCCGCCGCGTACTCCATGCGCGTCGCGCCCGGGCGCGGCTCGAGCTCCTCGGGGAGGCGGACGGGCGGAAGTCCGAAGGCGTGCCGCGAGCTGACCAGCACGCGCCGCCCCAGGATGTTGTTCCCGGCGCCCCCGACCGCGGCTCCGATGCCGAAGGGCAGGGCCTTGCCGATCCAGGAGGCACCGCCGCGCACGGCGAAGTGCCGCATGAAGACGTTCTTCAGCTGATCGACGAGGGGCCCGACCGCGGCGCGCGGGATGGTCTTGGTCACCATCTCGCCCCAGTACTTGTCGCGGGTCACGCCGCGGCCCGCCGCCTGCCTGGCCAGCTGCGACACGAGATCCACGCCCTCCTTGCCGAGCATGAGGGTGAGCACCAGCGCACGGGCGCGGTCGGGGTTGTCGATCGGGATGCCGTGCACCTCCGCGACCGACTGTGCGAAGAGAGCGGTCGCCTCGAGGAAGCCGAGGGTCTCCACGCCGCTGAGGGTCAAGGTCACGCCCGTGCCGATCCCCGGCACGACCGCCGTGGCGCCGACCGCTGCGCCTCCGGTCGTCACGGCGGCGAGATAGCGGCGCTCGAGGATCCGCACGATCTCGGCGGTGGAGGCGTTCGGATGCCGCAGCCGGATGCTCCGCAGATGCGCGAGCACCACGGGCCGCTGGATCGCCAGTACCCGATCGAGCGCCCGGATCGAGCGAGGATGCTCCTCCGAGCCCACGGGCGGGAGCCCGCCGTCCCAGGGGGCGCCGTCGGGGAGCGAATGGATGCGGTGCACCTTGTCGGCCATCAGGCCGATCCTACGAGGGTCGGCTGAGCCGATCCTGGGGCTTGACGAGTGTCAGACGAACAGGTTGGCGCGCTCGAGGTCCTCGGCGAAGTCCACCTCGACGGCGTACAGGTCCGAGATGTCCAGCGGAAGGAGGCGAACCCCGTCCTCGGCGATCGCGAGCTCGAGCCCGCGCTCGAAGTAGTCCTGGTCGTCGACGCGCGTGAGGTGGCGGATGAACGCCTTCTTGTCGGCGCTGGAGATGTAGTTGATGCCCACGGCCTCGCCGATGCCGCCGACGACGGTCTTCGACAGCTCCTTGATGGAGCCGTCCTGCGACACGGTGTACTTGACCTCTTCGTCGCTGACCTTGGAGGTGTTCACCGTCACGAACGACTGGTCGCGCTCGATGAGCGCGATGGCACGACCGAGGACCCGCGGGTCGAAGACGACGTCGCCGTTCATCCAGAGCACGCCGCCGCGCCCCGTCGTGGAAAGCGCGCGCAGAAGGCTCTTCGAAGTGTTCGTCTGGTCGTAGCGGTCGTTGTAGACGTAGTCGACGTGAGGGAACGCCTCGACGATCGTCTCGGCGCGGTAGCCGACGACCGTCGTGATGCGCGCTTCGGCGCCGAAGGCCGCGCGGATGTTGTCGTGCTGCTGCTGCATGATGCTGCGGCCGTCGCCGAGCTCGGTGAGCGGTTTGGGCAGGCTGCGGCCGAGCCGCGAGCCCATGCCGGCGGCCAGGATGACGGTCTGAAGAGTCAAGGTCTGCTCCTGAAGTGCGATTGTCCACGGTCGATTAACCGAATCGACACTCCGTCGTGCCTGGTACATGGTAGCGAGGACGCCTGGGAGGGTGCATAATGCTGGGCCGCCGTTGTCGTTTCGTGACACAACTCCTGGGAGTCGGCGGGGTGGTTCCGCGGCGTCTCATCGGTCGCGTTCGGACCGGGGCTTGATACGTTTGACCGGTGACAGCCTCCATGCCGGTGCCACGCGACGCCTTCCCGGATGAGCCGGATGGCGCGACCGGCGAGGCCCGGGACGCTCCGGTCGTGCCGCTGCCCGCGAGCGGCGACGGACCGCGGCCGCGCCCGTCGGGACGCGGCAAGAAGCCGCGCCGGCCGTCACGTCAGCGGAACGGGAAGCCCGCTCCTCCCGCGGCTGTCGCCACAGACCCCGGGCCCCCGCCCCCACTGCCCGCGGACCTCGTGGACGCCTCCGTCCCGCGGCGGGCGCCCGCGGACATCCACATCCCGCCCAAACCGCCCCTTCCCGCGCCGCCCCGCGTCGACCTCACGCCCTCGGAGCCCGACGCGGCGACCCCGCTGATCGAGGAGGAGGCGTACGAGCCCGTCGAAGCGGAGCCGGATGTCCAGCCGGAGGCGGAGGGGGACGTGCAGCCGGATGTTCAGCCGGCTGTGCAGCCCGAGGAGGAGCCCGGAGTCCCCGCGCCCGCAGATCTCGAGATGGCCGACCCGTTCGCGGCGTCCGTGGTCCTCGGCGACAGCTCGGAGACGGCGACGGCAGCCCTCGCGCTTCGCGGCGTGACGAAGGCGTTCGGCGATACCCGTGCCGTCGACGGCATCGACCTGACGGTTCCCGCCGGCACCTTCTACGGGCTCGTCGGCCCGAACGGCGCGGGAAAGACGACGACGCTCTCGCTCATCGCGGGTCTTCTGCGACCGGATAAGGGCGCCATCCGCGTCGCGGGTGTGGATGCCGCATCCGATCCGGTGGGAGCCAAGCGGCTCATGGGCGTCCTTCCCGACCGCCTGCGCACCTTCGATCGCCTGACGGGCCGCCAGCTGCTCTACTACTACGGCGTTCTGCGGGGTCTGCCGGCAGCGACGGTCGAGAGCCGGATGGGCGACCTCGCCCGGGCCTTCGACCTCACGGACGCGCTCGGTCGTTCGGTGTCGGACTACTCGGCCGGCATGCTCAAGAAGGTCATGCTCGCCGGGGCGCTCATCCACTCGCCACGTCTGCTCGTGCTCGACGAGCCGTTCGAGGCCGTCGACCCCGTCTCGAGCGCCGTGATCCTCGACATCCTGTCCGCCTATGTCGCGCACGGCGGCACTGTCATCCTCTCCAGCCACGGCATGGAGTTCGTCGAAAGGGTGTGCTCGCGCGTCGCGGTCATGGTCGCCGGTCAGGTGCTCGCCGAGGGAACCGTCGAGGAGGTGCGCGGCGAGCTGACGCTCGAGCAGCGCTTCATCGAGCTCGCGGGCGGCCTGAGCGACGTGGAGGGCCTCGAGTGGCTGCACACGTTCTCCGACTGAGGCTCGCGATCCTCCTCGGGACGCTGCGCGGCGACGCACGACACGTCGCGCGTGTGGTCACGGGGCTGGTGATCCTGGTCGTCGCCACGGCGATCGGCTGCTGGGGCATCCTCTCCCTTCGAGACTCGCCCGGCGCCGCGGTCCTGGCGGTCACGGTGCTGGGGGGCTCCGGGGTGACTCTCGGCTACGCGCTCGCCCCGCTCTTCGGTGCGGCGACCGACCCGCTCGACCCGCGGCGCTTCTCGGTCTTCGGGCCGGCGCCGGCGAGGCTCGCCGGGATCCTCGGCGCGGTGGGCTTCGTCAGCGTGCCGACCCTCGTCCTCGCGACGCTGTGCACGTGCGTGGCCGTGGTGTGGACGGCGCACGGCGTTGCCTGGCCCGCCGCGGCCCTCGGCGCCCTGCTCCAGGTCGTCACGTGCGTTCTCCTCGCCCGCGTCGGGATGGCCGTGACGTCGATGTTCCTCGACGACCGGCGGTCACGTGAGCTCTCGGGGCTGTTCGCGCTCGTGATCGTCGTCGTGGTGGTCCCGGTCGGCGTCTTCCTGTCGTCGCTCGAGTGGGACGGCGTCGTCCCCACGCAGCTCACCGAGGCGGTGCGGCTTCTGGCGCTGACCCCGCTCGGCGCCGCGGCGGCCTTTCCCGGGCTCCTCGCGGCCGGCTCCCCGGAAGCGGCACTGAGCCTGCTCGTGTCGCTGGCGACGATCGTCGCTCTGGGGCTGCTCTGGGTGTGGGCCGTGCATCGCGTCCTCACCACGACGGAGCGTCCCATGGCGACCCGCGAGCGCGGAGGACTCGGCTGGTTCGCCGTCGCGCCCGGGACGCCCGCCGGTGCGGTCGCGGCGCGGAGCCTCCTCTACTGGTTCGGCGATCGGCGGTATCTGGCCAACATCGTCGTCATCCCGATCGCCGCCGCGCTCACGATGGTGCCGCTCCTGGTCGCAGGCGTTCCGCCGGCGATCGTGGCGCTCGTTCCCGTGCCTCTCGCGGCGCTCTTCTTCGGATGGCTGCCGCACAACGACGTCGCGTACGACTCCACGGCCGTGTGGATGCACATCGCGAGCGGGATCCGCGGCGCGTCGGACCGGATCGGACGCCTGGTGCCCGTGCTGCTGCTCGGGATCCCGGTCCTCGCGCTCGCGATACCGTTCGCCATCTCGGTGCACGGCCGGTGGGCGGTGCTGCCCGCCATGGTGGGCGTGTGCGCCTGCCTCTTCCTCTCGGGCCTGGGCCTGTCGAGCATCTCGTCGGCGGCCTGGCCGTACGCGGTCACGCGCCCCGGTGAGAGCCCGTTCCAGCAGCCTCCGCGCACCGGCTCGGGCAGTGCGATCACCCAGACGTTCGTCATGGTGGGCGCCGTGGTCCTCAGCGCCCCTGCGCTCTGGTGGGCGTGGCTCGCGCTGACGCGTGACGTCTTCTACGCCGAGATGGCCCTGTGGGGCGGCCTCGCGATCGGTCTCGTCGTGCTCCTCATCGGGATCGCGATCGGATCTCTTGTGTTCTCGCGGCGCAGCGGCCGGATCATGGAGTTCGCGGAGTCGACCTGACCCGCGGCGGAGCGGGAAGCGGCGTCCGCCACCCGCCCTCGGCAGGACCCGGGCGGTAGACTGGCCGACTATGAGCACCCCCGTCGAAGGCCCGGGCCAGGAGGGGACCGGCGGTCTCGCCACCCTCGACCGAGAGCTCGAAGAGCTCATCCGTGAGGAGTCGATCGAGCCGGGCGACCACGAGCGCTTCTCGCACTATGTGAAGAAGGACAAGATCCTCGAGTCCGCCATCACGGGCAAGCCCGTCCGCGCACTGTGCGGCAAGAAGTGGACACCGGGTCGCGACCCGGAGAAGTTCCCCGTCTGCCCCACGTGCAAAGAGATCTACGAGTCGCTGCAGGGCTGACCCGGCTCAGACTTCGGCGTCGACGTAGACCGTCGGGAGAGCCGGGTCGGACCGGCTGAGCGCGAGGCCGCGCACCGGCAGCTCTTCGCGTACGCGCGCATGGTGCTCGCGCGCCGCCTCGACTCCGTCGAAGCCCTCGAAAGCGGTGTCGATCTCCCCGTCCACGACGAGCGGCACCTGCAGCGCGCGGGCGTCGGGATGCTGTGCCGCCGTCTCGACCGCCTCGAAGCCGTCCGACACCGCGATGAGCTCGCTCGTGGCCACGCCGCGCTCGAGGGTCCGGAAAGCCGCCTTGCGACCGCCCTTCGAGCCCTTGTCGGTCGAGGCCTTCGCCACCGCCACCCACGATCCGTCCGAGGCCTGGCGCGCGACGAGCTTGTACACCATGCCGGCCGTCGGGGTCCCCGACCCCGTGACGACCGACGTGCCGACGCCGTAGGAGTCGACGGGGGATGCCGCGAGCGCGGCGATGGCGTACTCGTCGAGGTCGCTCGTGACGGTGATCCTCGTCCCGGTCGCGCCGAGCTGGTCCAGGAGCTCGCGCACCTCGGCGGCGACGGTCGGAAGGTCGCCGGAGTCGATGCGGACGCCCCCGAGCTCCGGTCCGGCGACACGGATCGCCGTCTCGACCCCCTGGCGGATGTCGTACGTGTCGACCAGGAGCGTCGTCCCCGTGCCGAGGGTGGCGACCTGCGCGCGGAAAGCGTCCTCTTCGGTGTCGTGCAGGAGAGTCCAGGCGTGCGCGGCCGTCCCCATCGTCGGGATGCCCCAGCGCCGCCCCGCCTCCAGGTTCGAGGTCGCGCTGAAGCCCGCGATGTAGGCGGCGCGGGCCGCGGCGACGGCTGACTCCTCGCCGGCCCGCCGGGAGCCCATCTCGGCCAGCGGTCGATCGGCGGCGGCGACGCTCATGCGCGCCGCGGCCGTCGCGATGGCCGAGTCGTGGTTGAGCACGCTCAGCGCGAGGGTCTCGAGCACGACCGCCTCGGCGAACGTCCCCTCGACGGTCAGGAGCGGAGAACCGGGGAAGTAGAGCTCGCCTTCGCGGTAGCCGGTGATCGACCCGGTGAAGCGGTAGTCGGCGAGGAAGTCGAGGGTCGCGGCATCCACCACTCTCTCGTCGCAGAGGAAGCGCAGCTCGTCGTCACCGAAACGGAAGTCCCGGATGAGGGAGAGGAGCCGTCCGGTGCCGGCCACGACTCCGAAGCGCCGCGCGCCCGGCAGCCGCCGGCCGAACAGCTCGAACACGCAACGGCGCTGTGCCGTCCCGTCGCGGAGGGCGGCGTCGAGCATCGTCAGCTCGTACCGGTCGGTGTGCAGCGCGGTGCTGGCCATGCGGTCAGCCTATCCAGCACTCCGAAACCCCTGGCGTAGGCTGGACGATCGTGAACGACGCTCCGATCGGCATCTTCGACTCCGGAGTCGGCGGTCTCACGGTCGCCCGGGCGATCTCGGCTCAGCTTCCGCGCGAGTCGATGCTCTACATCGGCGACACCGCGCACTCGCCGTACGGGCCCAAGCCGATCGCCGACGTGCGCCGCTACGCGCTGGAGGTGCTCGACACGCTCGTCGCCGAAGGCGTGAAGATGCTCGTCATCGCCTGCAACACGGCCTCGTCCGCGATGCTGCGCGACGCGCGAGAGCGCTACGACGTCCCGGTCGTCGAGGTGATCGGGCCGGCCGTGCGCACGGCCATGTCGACGACGCGCAACGGCCGGATCGGGGTCATCGGCACCGAGGGCACGATCGGCTCGCGCGCCTACCAGGACATGCTCGAGGTCAACGAGCGCCTCGAGGTGTTCGCGCGGGCCTGCCCGCGGTTCGTCGAGTTCGTCGAGGCCGGTGTGACCGACTCC
This region includes:
- a CDS encoding ABC transporter ATP-binding protein, coding for MTASMPVPRDAFPDEPDGATGEARDAPVVPLPASGDGPRPRPSGRGKKPRRPSRQRNGKPAPPAAVATDPGPPPPLPADLVDASVPRRAPADIHIPPKPPLPAPPRVDLTPSEPDAATPLIEEEAYEPVEAEPDVQPEAEGDVQPDVQPAVQPEEEPGVPAPADLEMADPFAASVVLGDSSETATAALALRGVTKAFGDTRAVDGIDLTVPAGTFYGLVGPNGAGKTTTLSLIAGLLRPDKGAIRVAGVDAASDPVGAKRLMGVLPDRLRTFDRLTGRQLLYYYGVLRGLPAATVESRMGDLARAFDLTDALGRSVSDYSAGMLKKVMLAGALIHSPRLLVLDEPFEAVDPVSSAVILDILSAYVAHGGTVILSSHGMEFVERVCSRVAVMVAGQVLAEGTVEEVRGELTLEQRFIELAGGLSDVEGLEWLHTFSD
- a CDS encoding phosphocholine cytidylyltransferase family protein; the encoded protein is MTLQTVILAAGMGSRLGRSLPKPLTELGDGRSIMQQQHDNIRAAFGAEARITTVVGYRAETIVEAFPHVDYVYNDRYDQTNTSKSLLRALSTTGRGGVLWMNGDVVFDPRVLGRAIALIERDQSFVTVNTSKVSDEEVKYTVSQDGSIKELSKTVVGGIGEAVGINYISSADKKAFIRHLTRVDDQDYFERGLELAIAEDGVRLLPLDISDLYAVEVDFAEDLERANLFV
- a CDS encoding DUF3039 domain-containing protein, whose amino-acid sequence is MSTPVEGPGQEGTGGLATLDRELEELIREESIEPGDHERFSHYVKKDKILESAITGKPVRALCGKKWTPGRDPEKFPVCPTCKEIYESLQG
- the murI gene encoding glutamate racemase, whose product is MNDAPIGIFDSGVGGLTVARAISAQLPRESMLYIGDTAHSPYGPKPIADVRRYALEVLDTLVAEGVKMLVIACNTASSAMLRDARERYDVPVVEVIGPAVRTAMSTTRNGRIGVIGTEGTIGSRAYQDMLEVNERLEVFARACPRFVEFVEAGVTDSAEVLAVAEEYLAPLRHADVDTLVLGCTHYPFLEGAISYVMGPEVSLVSSDTETAKDVYRQLVSRDLLAGRDAAPRHVYEATGDSADDFLRLAHRLMGREVTDVRLVQTGAIHVLKGFE
- a CDS encoding nicotinate phosphoribosyltransferase — its product is MASTALHTDRYELTMLDAALRDGTAQRRCVFELFGRRLPGARRFGVVAGTGRLLSLIRDFRFGDDELRFLCDERVVDAATLDFLADYRFTGSITGYREGELYFPGSPLLTVEGTFAEAVVLETLALSVLNHDSAIATAAARMSVAAADRPLAEMGSRRAGEESAVAAARAAYIAGFSATSNLEAGRRWGIPTMGTAAHAWTLLHDTEEDAFRAQVATLGTGTTLLVDTYDIRQGVETAIRVAGPELGGVRIDSGDLPTVAAEVRELLDQLGATGTRITVTSDLDEYAIAALAASPVDSYGVGTSVVTGSGTPTAGMVYKLVARQASDGSWVAVAKASTDKGSKGGRKAAFRTLERGVATSELIAVSDGFEAVETAAQHPDARALQVPLVVDGEIDTAFEGFDGVEAAREHHARVREELPVRGLALSRSDPALPTVYVDAEV